Below is a window of Deltaproteobacteria bacterium GWC2_65_14 DNA.
TCCTGACCAAGCTGAAAGCGGCGAAACCGGATGTCCTCTTTCTCCCGGACTATTACGGCAAGGTGGGGCTGATCGCCAAGCAGGCGAGGGAAAAGGGGATCCAGGCCGCCCTGATCGGACCCGACGGGTGGGATTCCCCCGAACTGGTGAAGATCGCCGGGAGCGCGATCGAGGGGGGGTACTTCTCGAACCACTACTCGCCGGAAGACACGCGGCCGGAGGTGGTTCACTGGGTGAAGAAGTACCAGGAGAAGCACAAGCAGACACCGGACGCCCTCGCGAGCCTCGCGTACGACGCGACGAACATGCTGATCGAGGCGATCCGGAAGGCCAACAGCGACGACCCCGGGAAGATCCGGGACGCCCTGGCGTCGATGCAGGGATACACGGGGGTCACGGGGACCTTCACGATGGACCGGAACGGCGACCCGGTGAAAAGCGCCGTCATCCTCCAGATCCGGGACGGCAAGCAGAAATTCCTCCAGGTCGTGAACCCCTGAGAGCGGGACGGAAGGGATCGGACAGGGGCCGGGCGGGAGCTTCCCCCCCGGCCCTTTTCGCGAGGCTTCCGTCGGGCACCCTTCCGTAAGCGGGCCGAGTCATGGAGTACTTCGCCCAGCAGCTGGTCAACGGGCTCCAGATCGGATTCGTGTACGCCCTGATCGCCCTGGGGTACACCATGGTGTACGGGATCGTCCGCCTGATCAACTTCGCGCACGGCGACGTCTTCATGGTGGGGGCGTTCATCGGGCTCTACGGGATCGGAACGTACCACCTTCCTTTCGCGGTCGTCCTGCTCCTCGCGGCGGTCGGCTGCACCCTTTTGGGTGTGCTCATCGAGCAGCTCGCCTACCGGCCCCTTCGCGACGCACCCAAGATCGCTGCGCTGATCACCGCGATCGGCGTCTCCCTGTTCCTGGAATACTTCACCAGCCTGAAGCCGCTGTTCGGCCCGAACTTCTATTCCTTCCCCCGTCCCTTCGAGGTCGTCTCCCGCGAGGTGTGGGGGATCACCGTGACGAACATCCAGGGGATCATCCTGGTCACGACCGTCCTGTGCCTCGCGCTGCTCCAGTTCGTCGTCTTCCGGACCCGGATCGGGAAGGCGATGCGGGCCGTCTCGCACGACCATGTCACCGCCGGGCTGATGGGGGTGAACGTGAACCTGGTGATCTCCTTCACCTTCGGCATCGGCGCGGCGCTCGCGGGGGTGGGAGGGATCCTCTACGGGATCGCCTACCCGCAGGTGAACACCTTCATGGGGTTCATGCCGGGGCTGAAGGCGTTCACCGCCGCGGTCCTCGGGGGGATCGGGAGCATCCCCGGGGCTTTTCTCGGTGCGCTCATCATGGGACAGGCGGAGACGCTGACCACGGCCTACCTCTCCTCGACCTACCGGGACGGAATCGCCTTCGTCATCCTGATCCTGGTCCTGCTCTGGAGACCCACCGGCATTCTCGGGGTCTCCAGGACGGAAAAGGTGTGACCGGGGTGAGAACGGGTCGGAACCTCGCTGCGCTCCTCCTCGCCTTCGCGGCCGCCGTGGGAGGGATCTCCCTGCTGGAGGGGCACGGGATCCTGAATCCGTACTGGATCCAGATCCTCCAGCTTGCCTGCATCGTGACCATCTCCGCGCAGGGGCTGAACGTCGTCTACGGGCACACGGGCCTCTTTTCGCTCGGCCATGCCGCCTTCTACGGGATCGGGGCCTACACGGCGGCCTACTTGATGAAAGGCTGGGGAGGCGATTCCCAGCTCCTGTTCGTCTGCGCGCTGCTCGCCGGAGGGGGGGCGGCGGCGACCGTCGCCTTCCTGATCGGACTGCCGACCCTCCGGCTGACTTCCGATTACCTCGGGATCGCCACGCTGGGGTTCGGCGTCATCATGAAGGTGGTCTTCGACAACATGGACGGATTCCTCCCTGCACTGGGGGGAGCCAGGGGGATGACCGGCATCGCGAAGATGACCACCGTCCCGTGGGCCCTGTTCGGGCTTCTCGTCTCCACCCTGGTCGTCCGCAACCTGGTCCACTCCAGCTACGGCCGGGCTCTCACCTCCATCCGGGAGGACGAGATCGCGGCGGAGTCGATGGGAATCGACACCTTCCGGTACAAGATGATCGGGTTCGTGACCGGGTGCGCCTTCGCCGGCGTGGCCGGGGGGCTCTACGCGCATCTGTACCGCTTTCTCCACCCGAGCAATTTCGACTTCTTCAAGTCGATCGACGTCCTGATGATCGTCGTCATCGGCGGGCTCGGGAACATGACCGGGACGGTGGCCGCCTCCTTCGGGTGGATCTTCCTCCTCGAGGGGCTTCGCTTCCTGCTCCCTCCCGAATATGTCGAGCTCCGGTGGGTCGTGATCCCGGTCCTGCTCGTCGTCACGATGCTTTTGCGGCCGCAGGGGCTGTTCGGCCGGTGGGAGTTTTTCCTCCTGCGGGCGCGGGGGGAGCGATGATCCTCGAGGTCCGGGGGCTGACAAGGCATTTCGGGGGGATCCGGGCGCTGGACGGAATCGACCTGGGGATCTCCGCGGGGGAGCTGGTCGGGCTGATCGGCCCGAACGGGTCGGGGAAGACCACCCTGTTCAACGTCGTCACCGGCATCTATCGTCCGGACCGCGGGGAGGTCCTCCTGGAAGGAGAGGATATCGCCGGCCTGCCCCCCCATCGGATCAACCATCTCGGGGTCGCGAGGACCTTCCAGAACATCCGCCTGTTCCGGAACCTCTCGGTGCTGGACAACGTCCGGGTCGCCTATCACCGGCATATCCCCTACGGCCCCCTGTCCGCCGTGTCCCGCACCGGGAAGTTCCTCCGGGGAGAACGGGAGCTGCTCGACCGGGCGCAGCAGCTTCTCTCCATCGTCGGCCTGGAGGACCGGAAGGAGGAGCTGGCCGCGGGCCTCGCCTACGGGGCCCAGCGCAGGCTCGAGATCGCGAGGGCGCTCGCCTCCGGGCCGAAGGTCCTCCTGCTGGACGAGCCGGCGGCGGGAATGAACCCGTACGAGGTGGGACGGCTGAAGGAGTTCCTCCTGGAGATCCGGGAGCGGTTCCGGCTGACCGTCCTGCTGATCGAGCACCAGATGAGCCTCGTGATGAGCCTGTGCGAGCGGATCGCCGTGATGGACTTCGGCCAGCTGATCGCCCGGGGGAGCCCCGGGGAGATCCGGAAAAACCCGGCCGTGATCGAAGCGTACCTCGGGGAATCAATACCCGCCAACGGGGCGGAAGGGTAGGAGCCGGGGCGATGCTCTCCGTCGAATCGATCGAGGTCTTCTACGGGAACATCCAGGCGCTGCGCGGGGTCTCCTTCACCGTGCGCCGGGGGGAGATCGTCTCGCTCGTCGGGGCGAACGGCGCGGGGAAGAGCACGACGCTGAAAGCGCTTGCCGGGATCCTCTCCCCCCGGTCGGGATCCATCGTCTTCGAAGGAAAGCGACTGCGCGGAGTCCCCCAGCACCGGATCGCCCGGATGGGGATCTCCCTGGTGCCGGAGGGGAGGGGGATCTTCGCGAACATGACGGTGCGCGAGAATCTCGAAATGGGGGGATACATCCGGCGCTCCGAACGGGAGATCGAAGAGGGGATCGCCTGGGTGGTGTCGCTGTTCCCGCGTCTGAAGGAACGGATCCGCCAGCCGGCGGGGACCCTTTCCGGGGGAGAGCAGCAGATGCTGGCCATCGGAAGGGCGCTGGTGGCTTCCTCGAGGCTCCTGCTGCTCGACGAGCCGTCGATGGGACTCGCGCCGCTGCTGGTCCGGGAGATCTTCCGGCTGATCGGGGAGATCCACCGGGCGGGGACGACCATCCTGCTCGTGGAGCAGAACGCCTACATGGCCCTGTCGATCGCGTCCCGGGCCTACGTGCTGGAGAACGGATCGATCGCTCTGGCGGGGGATGCCGCCGACCTCATGCGGAACCCGAAAGTGCGCTCGGCCTACCTCGGAGAGGCGCCGCAGGAGGGCTCCGGGAGGGGATGACTCTCCGGGAACGGGAGGATGCTCTCCCGTCCCCGGGTCAGGGCCGGGTCGGACCGACCGGAACCGGCTCGACTACCGGAGGGGCCTGGCCGGAGAGGATCTCCAGGACCTTCCGGAGGAACTCCTTTTCTCCCCGCTCCTCCGGTTCGGGGATCAGGCTGATTCGCACCCGTTTTCCCCCGACCAGGAAATGCTGCTCCGCGAGGGCGGTCCGGACCATCTGGCGGAGGGCGGCCCGGATCGCCTGTCCCTCTTCCGTCCGGGGGGAAGGGGCGGTCACGACGAGGCTTCCGTCTTCCTGGATCGAGCGCATCGCCTCCGTGAACGCGGACAGAATTTTCCCGAGGTGCGACAAAAACCGCTCCCTGTCCTCCGCGTCGAACCGGAGGAGGGAGGGTTCGGCGGACGACCGGCCCGCGAAGAGGACCGCCCCGGAGTGGGGCGGGCCGCCCAGGAGCGAGGGATCCAGCCAGGGCTCGAGGACCCGCGGGTCGGAGAGATCCATTTCCCGTGAAATCGGCTCGGAACCGCCTTTCCGCCGCGCTCCCCCCGGGTCGGGGGAGGTTCTCCCGATCTCGACCTTTCCCGGCTCGCCGGCCGATTCGACGATCGTCGTCACCCCGGCTCCCTCGCGCAGCAGCGCCTGCGCGCATCCGGTCGCGGCGCCGTTCCTCTGCACCGGACCGATGGAGAGCACGAGAAAGGAGGCGCCCGCCAGCGGCCCCTTCCTGGCCGCCGCGGATGGAGGGAACGAGGAAAAGGCGGGAAGGGAGGTCACCCCGAGGAAGGGGTCCTCCAGAAAGGAGGCATTCTTGGCCCCGAAAAGCACCGCGTCGGCCACCTGCTCGTTCGTGGGAGGAGCGGCCGGAACGGTGGAACGGAACCATTCCTTCGCACGGCCGTACCAGGATTCCATCTCGGAGCGGACCGCCTTCGGCATCCGGCTTTCCGCGACGGCGGAGAGGAACGCCGCCGCCGCCTTCTCCCGCCGGGACGCGGGAGAGGACCGGTCGAACGATTCGATGAACAGCTCCTCGATCTTCTTCCGCTCCGCCGCCCCCATCTCCCGGATCCGTCCGAACTGCGCGGCGAACTGGACGGCGTAGTTCCGCATCACCCAGTCCATCCGGGGTCCGGCGATCAGGCTCGGCGCGACATCCACGATCCGGATCCCGTCTGCCGCAAGTCCTTTCCGGAGGCAGAAGGAGAGCGACTTCAGCAGGATTTTCGACACCGTGTAGATGGTCCGGAAGATGTAGGGGTGGTCGGCGTAATGGGTCGACACGTTCACGATCGCGCCTCCCCCGGTCTGCTTCCGGAGGATTTCCCGAAGCAGGGAAATGGCCGTCCAGGGACCGAGAAAGTTCGCGCGCAGGACCTGCTCCCAGCTCTTCCGGTGCTCCCGCAGGACGTCCCCGATGAGGGAAAACTCCCCCCCCGCGCCGGCGTTGTTCACGAAGGCGTCGATCCGGCCGAAGCGGTTGCGGGTCTCCTCGATCAGGGCGCGGACCCTGGCGGGTCGGGAGACGTCCGCGTCGACCCAGATGGAGCGGGCGCCCAGGCGCCGGATCGCGGACAGTACCGCGTCACCCGCCTCCAGGTCCGCTTTCGCCCGGGCGGCCTCCTCTCCGGAGAGCCCGGCGGCGGTGGGGCGCCGGCTGGCAATGACGACGGTCGCCCGTTCCGCGGCGAAGCGGAGAGAGATCTCCTTGCCGAGGTTCCGGATCCCCCCGGTGACGACCACGACCTTCCCGGCCATCGAGCCCGGCGCCTCCGCCGGCTCGGCCGGAAGACGTGCGATGGC
It encodes the following:
- a CDS encoding ABC transporter permease gives rise to the protein MEYFAQQLVNGLQIGFVYALIALGYTMVYGIVRLINFAHGDVFMVGAFIGLYGIGTYHLPFAVVLLLAAVGCTLLGVLIEQLAYRPLRDAPKIAALITAIGVSLFLEYFTSLKPLFGPNFYSFPRPFEVVSREVWGITVTNIQGIILVTTVLCLALLQFVVFRTRIGKAMRAVSHDHVTAGLMGVNVNLVISFTFGIGAALAGVGGILYGIAYPQVNTFMGFMPGLKAFTAAVLGGIGSIPGAFLGALIMGQAETLTTAYLSSTYRDGIAFVILILVLLWRPTGILGVSRTEKV
- a CDS encoding ABC transporter, with product MRTGRNLAALLLAFAAAVGGISLLEGHGILNPYWIQILQLACIVTISAQGLNVVYGHTGLFSLGHAAFYGIGAYTAAYLMKGWGGDSQLLFVCALLAGGGAAATVAFLIGLPTLRLTSDYLGIATLGFGVIMKVVFDNMDGFLPALGGARGMTGIAKMTTVPWALFGLLVSTLVVRNLVHSSYGRALTSIREDEIAAESMGIDTFRYKMIGFVTGCAFAGVAGGLYAHLYRFLHPSNFDFFKSIDVLMIVVIGGLGNMTGTVAASFGWIFLLEGLRFLLPPEYVELRWVVIPVLLVVTMLLRPQGLFGRWEFFLLRARGER
- the livG gene encoding high-affinity branched-chain amino acid ABC transporter ATP-binding protein LivG (Part of the ABC transporter complexes LivFGHMJ and LivFGHMK involved in the high-affinity transport of branched-chain amino acids; LivFGHMK is specific for the transport of leucine, while LivFGHMJ is a transporter for leucine, isoleucine, and valine), whose amino-acid sequence is MILEVRGLTRHFGGIRALDGIDLGISAGELVGLIGPNGSGKTTLFNVVTGIYRPDRGEVLLEGEDIAGLPPHRINHLGVARTFQNIRLFRNLSVLDNVRVAYHRHIPYGPLSAVSRTGKFLRGERELLDRAQQLLSIVGLEDRKEELAAGLAYGAQRRLEIARALASGPKVLLLDEPAAGMNPYEVGRLKEFLLEIRERFRLTVLLIEHQMSLVMSLCERIAVMDFGQLIARGSPGEIRKNPAVIEAYLGESIPANGAEG
- a CDS encoding ABC transporter ATP-binding protein, encoding MLSVESIEVFYGNIQALRGVSFTVRRGEIVSLVGANGAGKSTTLKALAGILSPRSGSIVFEGKRLRGVPQHRIARMGISLVPEGRGIFANMTVRENLEMGGYIRRSEREIEEGIAWVVSLFPRLKERIRQPAGTLSGGEQQMLAIGRALVASSRLLLLDEPSMGLAPLLVREIFRLIGEIHRAGTTILLVEQNAYMALSIASRAYVLENGSIALAGDAADLMRNPKVRSAYLGEAPQEGSGRG